In Streptomyces thermolilacinus SPC6, a single genomic region encodes these proteins:
- a CDS encoding DUF2637 domain-containing protein, whose protein sequence is MAAMQLTRTHRVLIGVVVAGALVIAGIGFAGSYAAVRELAEKKGFGDFSLVFPIGIDAGICVLLALDLLLTWLRIPFPLLRQTAWLLTAATIAFNGAAAWPDPLGVGMHAVIPMLFVVAVEAARHAVGRIADITADKHMEGVRLTRWLLSPVPTFRLWRRMKLWELRSYDQVIKLEQDRLIYQARLQARFGRAWRRKAPVEALMPLRLAKYGVPLAETAPAGLAAAGIEPVLLPPNPVAQEAPAALATAEAPAPLAAAPVAELPQAATPQPAEHEQAAPHQAQPHALVKTQPEAQPQPEPPAQSHAQVQPHAQAQPPTQQQPQLQAQAQAQPPVPAQATSPAEASVQGQVGPQATAPEQHQQAHPYLQPHPAQARHAEAPEPARVAAPEPSHQRPAPERQAPQTKPAPEPAHPEPASHVSPWFAAPKPPHETAQAGPYGPATHAEQPRTEQLPAEPPSVEGRPYADTSAEVLPEVNDAEYLHAAYEAFQAYVDEHGAEPTADALVHHLANAYGLRHSRAIPMLRRVLTNFRTRYDAELKENHIA, encoded by the coding sequence GTGGCCGCGATGCAACTGACACGGACGCACCGCGTTTTGATCGGTGTCGTGGTCGCCGGTGCCCTGGTCATCGCGGGGATCGGTTTCGCGGGCTCGTACGCGGCGGTGCGGGAGCTGGCGGAGAAGAAAGGTTTCGGCGACTTCTCCCTGGTCTTCCCCATCGGCATCGACGCCGGTATCTGCGTCCTGCTCGCGCTCGACCTGCTGCTGACCTGGCTGCGCATCCCGTTCCCGCTGCTGCGGCAGACGGCGTGGCTGCTGACCGCCGCGACGATCGCCTTCAACGGCGCCGCGGCCTGGCCGGACCCGCTCGGTGTGGGCATGCACGCCGTCATCCCGATGCTGTTCGTCGTGGCCGTCGAGGCCGCCCGCCACGCGGTGGGCCGGATCGCGGACATCACGGCCGACAAGCACATGGAGGGCGTACGGCTCACCCGCTGGCTGCTGTCGCCCGTGCCGACGTTCCGGCTGTGGCGGCGGATGAAGCTGTGGGAGCTGCGGTCGTACGACCAGGTGATCAAGCTTGAGCAGGACCGGCTGATCTACCAGGCGCGCCTCCAGGCCCGGTTCGGCCGCGCCTGGCGGCGCAAGGCGCCCGTGGAGGCGCTGATGCCGCTGCGCCTCGCGAAGTACGGCGTCCCGCTGGCGGAGACCGCCCCGGCGGGCCTGGCGGCGGCGGGCATCGAACCGGTCCTGCTGCCCCCGAACCCGGTCGCCCAGGAGGCACCCGCCGCTCTGGCGACGGCCGAGGCGCCGGCACCCCTGGCGGCCGCCCCCGTGGCGGAACTCCCCCAGGCGGCGACCCCGCAGCCGGCCGAGCACGAGCAGGCGGCTCCGCACCAGGCCCAGCCGCACGCGCTGGTCAAGACACAGCCCGAGGCCCAGCCGCAGCCCGAGCCCCCGGCCCAGTCCCACGCCCAGGTCCAGCCCCACGCCCAGGCGCAGCCCCCGACGCAGCAGCAGCCCCAGCTCCAGGCGCAGGCCCAGGCCCAGCCCCCGGTCCCGGCCCAGGCCACCTCGCCTGCCGAAGCCTCAGTCCAGGGCCAGGTAGGCCCCCAGGCCACTGCCCCGGAGCAGCACCAGCAGGCCCACCCGTACCTCCAGCCGCACCCGGCCCAGGCCCGCCACGCCGAGGCGCCCGAACCGGCCCGGGTGGCGGCCCCCGAACCCTCCCACCAGCGCCCCGCCCCGGAGCGGCAGGCGCCCCAGACCAAACCGGCCCCGGAGCCGGCCCACCCCGAACCCGCCAGCCACGTCAGCCCCTGGTTCGCGGCGCCCAAGCCGCCCCACGAGACCGCCCAGGCGGGCCCGTACGGCCCGGCAACGCACGCCGAGCAGCCCCGCACCGAGCAGCTCCCCGCCGAACCGCCCAGCGTCGAGGGGAGGCCGTACGCCGACACATCGGCCGAGGTCCTTCCCGAGGTGAACGACGCTGAGTACCTCCACGCGGCGTACGAGGCGTTCCAGGCGTACGTGGACGAGCACGGCGCCGAGCCGACCGCCGACGCCCTGGTCCATCACCTCGCCAACGCGTACGGCCTCCGGCACTCCCGTGCCATCCCGATGCTCCGCCGCGTGCTCACCAACTTCAGGACCCGCTACGACGCGGAGCTGAAGGAGAACCACATCGCCTGA
- a CDS encoding DUF3558 domain-containing protein: MAALLAAALSATALAGCSSGSGPTGSDIDAKAGTATGAVAQPGRYRTLLEPCGSVSRATLRNMLPAVTALPTEQRDRVLRGTAAVTYDTDRRVGCAWKADGPDAIHHLTLDFERVVSYDPSVSDETRAQEVYTTKESAAGLTPASPPATTPDTPPGTGTPPTGTPAPGTTAKPPAPAKADEPGAGAGTPLAAADPQAQTVSPAAPSPTASTPPEGLESRTLTGLGDVAFLDDVLAPAGSATQQRVVSVVFRTSNVIVTVRYAAQPTRAGEVPDSEELQEKARELAVRLAERFDE; encoded by the coding sequence ATGGCCGCTCTCCTCGCGGCGGCACTCAGCGCGACCGCCCTCGCAGGATGCAGTTCCGGTTCGGGACCGACCGGTTCCGACATCGACGCCAAGGCCGGCACCGCGACCGGCGCCGTCGCCCAGCCCGGCCGCTACCGCACCCTCCTGGAGCCGTGCGGCTCCGTCTCCCGCGCCACCCTGCGGAACATGCTCCCCGCCGTCACCGCGCTTCCGACCGAGCAGCGCGACCGCGTCCTGCGCGGTACGGCCGCCGTCACCTACGACACGGACCGCCGCGTCGGCTGCGCCTGGAAGGCCGACGGCCCGGACGCGATCCACCACCTCACCCTCGACTTCGAACGCGTCGTCTCCTACGACCCGTCCGTCAGCGACGAGACGCGGGCCCAGGAGGTGTACACGACCAAGGAGTCCGCCGCCGGGCTCACCCCCGCCTCACCGCCCGCCACCACCCCGGACACGCCCCCCGGCACCGGCACGCCGCCCACCGGCACACCCGCCCCCGGCACCACCGCCAAGCCCCCCGCCCCCGCCAAGGCGGACGAGCCGGGCGCCGGAGCCGGTACCCCCCTCGCCGCGGCCGACCCGCAGGCCCAGACCGTCTCCCCCGCCGCCCCCTCCCCCACGGCCTCCACCCCGCCCGAGGGCCTGGAGTCCCGGACGCTCACCGGCCTGGGCGACGTGGCGTTCCTCGACGACGTCCTCGCCCCGGCGGGTTCGGCCACCCAGCAGCGCGTCGTCAGCGTGGTGTTCCGCACATCGAACGTGATCGTGACCGTGCGGTACGCGGCCCAGCCCACCCGTGCCGGCGAGGTTCCGGACAGTGAGGAACTGCAGGAAAAGGCGCGCGAGCTGGCGGTCCGTCTGGCCGAGCGGTTCGACGAGTGA